One Dermacentor albipictus isolate Rhodes 1998 colony chromosome 10, USDA_Dalb.pri_finalv2, whole genome shotgun sequence genomic window, CAAAGCCCCCTTCTTTGGCGAAGACATTGTAACGTCTACTGCAGAAAGAATAAATGACTGTATCGATAGTGGGgattcacatgccaaaaccacgatttgattacgaggcacgctgtagtggggaactctggattaattttgaccaccagaggagCTTTCACGTGCTCCCAATGcgtgggacacgggcgtttttgcatttcgcccccattgaaattaggccgctgtggccgggattcaatcctgcgacctcgtgcttagcagcgcaacaccttaGCTGCTATGATGTAGCGACGGGTGTCTACTGCAGATTCTTCTAAAGGACTGAATCTGAGGGGTGCATGGAGGGAGCTGGCATATTCTTGCAAGCAATGCATGCACCCTGAAACCGAAGGCAGCTGAGTAGTTCACTACGCTACGTTTGTTGATTACAGTTCCAGCGAGACAGCATTAGGAAGTTGAAGCTTCCCTACTGCACTCTTCTGTATTCTGTAAACCTGACTCACCTTCCGGTTGTCGGCAAACTTCTTCAGGAAATCGACAAGCTCCGTCTTGAGGTTGTTGTAGCCTGCAGTGAAAGGACACGTGCATCAGACGCAGCTGGAAGAGGGTGTACCTGAATATGCACTCCCGCCTAAGACTCCCCCCAGAATGACCATCTTCCCTTCTCCCCCTTTTCCCTCTCCCCAAACAGCATCAGTGGTGTTGTTTAGATTCTCCACAGAAAAGCTCCAGCTGTGGGTGTGATCGCCTCATCCCTGTCACGAGCATGTTGCCCTACGAAGACCGTTCTCGCCTCCACTGTGGTTCTCTGTACTCGTCCTGGCGTAAGCTCAGGCCTCTACTGTCACTTCACGGGGATGGAAGTGACTAAAGATGCTTTGGAGCATCTCTCGGAGCAGCAAATTTTGCACTTTGGACCAGGAATTGCCTATTTTGGAGCAATAAGCATGCGTTTTGAAGCAGCTTGGTAAAGGTCAATATGAGTTAAATACAGGCATACGGAGGAAAGTTGTTCCTTATTTGACATTGTGTAACACTATTAGGTTACACAATGGTCTCTTGCTGGTGCAGTTGTATTACCGTTTGAGTCGCAAGGAGTCACGACAGAAGCTTTACTGCTCTCGTGTCACGAATTCAGTGTCTGTTTTATGTTCTACAAATCTTGTTTTCAGGACCGCTGTAGCTGCAAAGTTTCGTCGTGCGTTGACGCACGGGGTGCAGCCCGGAAAGTAAACACGTGTTTCTGGCGGATCGAGACAACGACGACCACATTGCAGGCTGCAGCTGGTGAAACACGGTCAAATACTTACTACGCCCACCCACGTAAATCTACTGTAGCACTTCTCTAGAGCTGCGACAAAGTGCTACAAACATATCCGTTTTGACCTTAAATGCTCGTATGTTCTTGTTGCGGTGACCACAAGTGCGCAGCTCGAGCTTGGCCGCGAGGCGGGGCATGGGGTACAGCGAGAACGAAAACATGCGCTTCTGGCGAAACGAAACACCGCGATAACCATGCACACACTACAAATTAATGCAGGTGAAACCTGAGCAAATACTTCCGACGCTCACCCACATACTACATGTACTTGGGATCAAAGCCACGCCGTTGTTCGCGCTGCTGCAATACACCGTCAGAAGCTCTAGTTCTTCTAACTAATGCATCGATTTTCCGATTCTCTgtagaaaaacaaaagaatacaCATAAGCAAAGAACTTTCGTTTTCTTAACTGCATGGCTCCAGCAGAAGTCACTGCTGATGAAATACACACCGCACACTTTTATTGGTGGTGTGGCTGGCCTGCAAATTCGCAACTTCACAaccccttctttcttctatacCGCATCTTTGGGGAACAAGTGGAGACTCACTTCAATTGCCACATCTATGTTGGTGCATTGCGGCACGCTGCTCATGTGATTGCTTTTGAATTTCATCTTGCTCAAACGATGTGTAAAAACAGATAATCAAGCCCACTGGTCAccacaaagaaagcaagcaaataCACTACCTAAGTAAGTAATTAACCAACCATCTAAGTAGCCATCTAAGTAACCGCTACCACCCAGGGGTGGCTGCGTTactttgccatgaccgcaggtccgaaacggcattaaacGTTTCAGACctgtggtcatggcaaaaagtccagaaaatggGACGGCAAAGGGTTCgcgcatccgaaatttcagatgttcgtatacattgactctatagggtatatggtggtgccgcgaagccgtccgaattatttGGCATGTCCCAAAAAGTGGGTGTCTGGAATATCGGTTGTCGACTGTACACAGGCAACTCCTCTAGCTGATGACACGGCACCAAAGAGGATCTGTTATGATTCCTCTacgttactcgagccagcattagcgcgactttcattccctttcaatcaaatacagctaattttccctgatagaagcacaaattccatGAGATTTCCCGGAGTTTTTCTATACTTAAAAattcctgagaattcccagttttcccggttggtaacACCCTGATTCTATGAACCGATTTTTCAAATAAACCGAAATCCATTAACCAAGGATACAGCagaccccccctttttttccaatAAGGTGAGAGGCATTGAGTTAGGTCTACCTTAACGATTTTGATGTTTGCTTTAGGAGTGAACCATACAGCACATAAAGTGAAACGCTAATTTCTGCTACAGTTAGTACTAGAATTATCCAGTACTCTCTAGTAGGTCTCTGagtgacttttttctttttttgccagaaaaataCATATTACTTGTGGAGAAACTAGGCCTTAACAGTTGAAGCTCCCTTTAATTTCTGTTGTGCTCAAACTGCAGCATAGATAAGATTACGGCTCAAATACACTGATTCATGCTCCTTTCAGCAACTCAATTATTCTCTAGAAAAAAGCGTATAGAAGAAGCCAAGCTGAATTTCAGTTCTTGCAGTGTACACAACGTCTGATTATTATCTGCTTGTTGTGTATTATATCTTGTCTTACTGGTACGTGACTACACGCACATCAGTTCCAAGCTGAAAACGGATCTCATTGTGGCCACGACTAGAACGTGGGCCTGCTCGTGGAACACAGGTGGCTCATTGTAAAGTTAATCCCGCAGTTTGTTAAGAGCCAAAGAGAAAGGGAAACCTCTGCACAGCTGGTTTTAGCATTGCCTCTGAGATCTGCGGCAGTGTCTTGCTCcacccgagagagagagagagagagagacaacttcatgtagtcgcctgcagaacgacaccacgactaaatggcgccgtgacgcgggccctgacgtcttctcagcgggtggtctctactcaactccagcgcgtgttactcccgcggttggtcgccctggggggcaacgttccgtcggtttcgctcggcctttgtctttcaagagccgccgagacctgctggacggcccaggtttcgctttcgtggtcgtagcattccgccgcagccgcgagtcgcggaggaatcgctgtacttgtcgaagcctcattgggaaacttggtgcaatcccataggatgtgcgtcagggtggccctctcccgctggcacacacggcacacatcactcacatataatttagggtatagatgagtcattaatactggggtgggtaaagaaccagtttgtaattgtctgaacagcaccgcctccgctcggctcagccccgggtgcgggggtgggaaagtccttcgagccaggcggtggaactgggtaagttcgttgaacgtcgtcatgcggtccttggcactacaccacgttggacggtcggttgcagcggcgcggttggttagcgctcgcgccactgcgtgtgccgtctcgttgtggttatcgtgcttctcggatgcatcgttgcccgcgtgcgccgggaaccacttgattctcacacaccgattctgtcgttgcaggtcagccgagcacagaacgcgcacagcctcaccacacactttgccctttgcataattccgcactgcacttcgggaatcgcacaacaccgtctggcacccggggtcggcaatggccagggcaatggccacctcctccgcctgacacgcctcgcggacccgtaagctcgccgctgccctcgtcgcgccggacgacgcctcgatgacggtggctacgaacgccgcgcagtctccctggtattctgccgcatccacgaaccttgcgtgctcgtccttggcgtgaaagtcgatgagggccttggccctcgccgctcttctctccttgttgtactccgggttcatgtttctcgggatgaggtccaccctaatccggcgccgggttccgtccgggacagaaacgtcgctactcgccgctttcgctccgggcgtgaagcccaagtattgaagtatgcgcctgccggcttcggtcatagatagccgctccagctgggcggtccgttgcgcttccgcaatttcgtcgagggtattgtgtacccccaggctcaggagcttgttggtgctcgtacactcgaatagtccgagcgccgccttgtaagctcggcgtatcagggcgtcgattttattcctttcacattgcatccagttgtggaaggctgcaacgtaggtgacgtggctgattacgaaggagtgcacaagccgaatcaagctttcctccttcatcccggccttgcggttggcgacccgtctgatgagacgtattgcgttggtaatcttggctgtaaggcgggaaatagtctcgccgttgccccgtcgcttgtctatgatcatgccgagcacccggattttgtcgacctccgggatcacgtggccgttcctcgtcacgatcttgatggcctcgtaatccctcgcctcgctcttcttacgtctgacgtatttcggtggtaacaccagcagttctgacttgctcggtgagcagatcaaaccggaaccgttcagctggtcttcaatcgcgtcgacggcttcttgcagcgtgctctcaatgtgaccatcgctgcctcccggaacccacagcgtgatgtcatcggcgtagatggtgtgccggacgccctcgacgcgagagagtcgcttggccaccccgatcatgacgaggttgaataacaacggcgagatgaccgagccttggggggtcccgacactgccgagcctcttctcttggagccgtagatcgCCGGCGCAGAGCTCGGTAGTCCGCCCCGTCAGAAAGTCCTTGATATAATTGTATGAtcttgcgcccatgttgagtctggacacctgggctaggattgcagagtgcttcaccttgtcgaaggcgctctgcaggtccagcccCAGAATGGCCACCCGAGAGATTTCGGAGGCTCgtgcctaataataataataatatttggggttttacgtgccaaaaccactttctgattatgaggcacgccgcagtggaggactccggggttctttaacgtgcaggcTCGTGCCTAGGCTTGCGTCCTGTACTCAAGTAGTGCTCACAAGAAATCGAATCACAGCAACATAATACAAAAGACAGCGGAGTAAAAAGGTACTCACTCAAACTGCACGTCTCCATTGTCGAAGCAATCTTACTGATTAACATTGCTGTTAATGATGAATTATGAATTAATAGCCCCATTTTTGAATGCTGAACGTTCAAACCTTCATGCAAAGCGTGTACACTTAGAAAGGCACAAGGCTTGCAATGAGCATACAAACAGCAGTGTACTCTTTACGGCCGTGCTGCACCATTTCTTTGTTCCTACCGTGAATGGCTTCGATCTGCTGGACCCGTCCCAACGTCCCCAGGGCGGACATGAGAGGGTCACCAGCAGGCGCCTGTGCACGGGCCGCCTTCCCTTTCTCCTCGTACGAGTGCACCGTGTCCTCTTCGTCCAACAGGAACAGGCAGTGCTGCTCGTTGTACATGGCCTACGAGGCAAACAAAACAATGAAACTGGGGTCAACAAGGTCAGCAAACCAAGCATCTGTTCCCAACAGGCTTTGTTCTCTGCTAGAACAGAAGTTTGCTAGTGGCAACAGGCAGCCTAAATCTggatacagtggaaccccgttcatacatttttcaccggaccgaggaaaaaaaacgtaacagccaggaaaacgcaacagtgaggaaagctccgaaaatgaatgaaaaaagtgcagcttcaactatagacaatttatttccacagagtgcgcttaggacttaaaaagagtctagaatggtggcttgccgtttctttcgctcgctagaaatcaccacacgtttctcaatagcctggaaggccgcattgctgtcagcgtcgctgtgaggtgcgacgtacctgcggaggaggtccagagccgcgacggcttctccaaagctaggatttggcaactccccggcatcacgcggctcgtgctcctcgtcgtcaccgcgccaGGCAACAGCAACGGACGAatgaatatccgcgggaaattttgccctctttggcgtaatcatgctaacgtgctaacgttTGTTTAGTATCGCTGCGgatagccaagcccggccaagcccggtcaaaactcgtcaaaagccaaaatggcggttggagcgcgttgcctactttagcccaggcgggttcgggTTGCGACGCATctatgcgggaacgttttcacagctactacgtaacagcggggttccttatacattggatcctatggaagctatgccgggaccggatgaaagcgacgtagcagccgggaaaacgcagcagtgaggaacgtaacagcggggttctactgtatactAGAATCCTTGCCATTTCGCTCGCACCTCCTTAATAGCAGCAGAAGGCCACCGTGGCTCAACGGCTATGGCTATGGTCTCATGGTCATGGACTATGGACTGTGGTGCTCACCAAGCACTGTATGCAGTGGCACAATCGTGACCTCCATCCGGATGGCCAGTAGGCGCACTCGTTGCGGGGCTCCTCCTTCACATCAACACCGCTGCTCCGCAGGCGCTCCAGGATGCACTGCGACACCGAAGAGAGCAGGCCGCTTCCTCCGGCCGGCTTCTCGACCTTGACCTCGTCACGAGAGCCACTGGATCCCTCGGTTGGCTGGTTGGGACGCTCTTCTTTGATTGCATCAGTGCCGTTCTCGTGAGATGTGGACATGCCATTTTCTGCGCTTCCTGCAATTTGGAGAACTTGTGAGGAATCACTCACAAGTCTTTCCCCGGATAAGGTCACACACAAAGGAAGAAGTGAGCCACAAGGCTTGGTCACTATTGATCACCATTTTCTACAGCCATATAAGCCACACTGATGCAGCTTAGTAGGTGTCGTAAACGGAAAaccaataattttatttttgtaacaGATAGATAAAATCTTAATAGTAGATAAATTTGTTACCATTACCGACAGGTGGCCCTTCAGTTATGTCTAAACTGGGCCACATGAGTGCCACTGACACCGACTGAAACCCTAACTTTAATTTAGTCAAATTCTCAAGTCCACGCAACAGCGGTAACATCTCACTTTTGAAAATCTAGTTCTCCTCTACAAATATAGTCATCATGAGGAAAGCTGCCTTGCAGTGTGAACCAACTAGTGTACCATATGGTTGCTTTTAATCGGAATTTTAGATGCTACTAGATGGCAGCACTTGTGAATGTTAGTGACGTTGCACATAGTTTCTATTTGGACTGCTTGAACGCTTGCACTGGAGACATGGCTGCCTGGACAATGCATTTCCGCAAAGTTTTTTGAGAAACTTGGACTAGTTTTCAACATTCCCTGTGGTAAGGTTAGATAGCCACTCCCTCAGCCCTGCAGCTACAGGAGTATTGCATACTTGCAAACCTATCAACTTTACTAAATATCCAGCAGACACGCCAAAAGGGAGGGAGGGATAACACACATTTCCTTTCTGGGGATAGAGATACAGCACGTAAGCAGCAAACAGCAGCAAACTAGGAAATGCAAAGACTGAATTGATGTGTGAAGCCGGtgaacaacaacgaaaaaaaaaaaaaaaaaaactggaaatttGTAAATACTGGCAATGCATGAGACCAGTGTCTCTTATAACATTTTTGTATGGAATGCACGACAGAGGGCATTAGCAAAGTGTTGCCATGTTTCTGTAGCCAGAAAGTGCTGTTACACAGCTGCAGTCGCATCTCATGCTAAGCGGGACAGATCTGGTGCTCGGAGTCTCCGCAAGTCCCACGCTGGTTGATGTGCCTCTACAGAAACCCACACAGACGGTAGCACCACTCTTGCTTTTAATTTTAGCAACACAGGGTAGAGATATGTGAATAATAATTTTTTGACCGAATTGAAGAGTTCCAGAAACTAACCAAATATAGTACAGTCAAGTGCATCtacaaagaacacaccactgcaACGACATGGCCCTGTATAACGAAGGAGTAATTCCGACCTGGTTCTATCGCAAGTGGTGATGTGCGCGACCTTCACAACGAAGTGACCTATACAATGATGACCTATAGAACAAAAGACCTCTCCTTATATTTGAACAAATACGGTACATCAAAGACAATTCCACAGCGAAAGTTGACTTGTGGCATTAGTGTGCAAAAAGTAAGCAAGCTTTTGTGTGCCCGACATGGCCTTAGAGATACAAACTGGTAaagtcccgatttttattatttcCAGAAACTGCCTGAGTCTGACAAGTGCAGGTAAACTTCAGGTgggcatattttatattttgaattATTGATATATAAGTCCCATATATCCGGGTTGAACTGTATACTATTATGACAAATCATATAGTGTATAACAAAGCTATTCAGCATTGTATGTCACTTTGTTATAATAGGGTTTTGCTGTAATTTGCAAATTatgccaacacacacacacacacacacacacacacacacacacacacacacacacacacacacacacacacacacacacacacacacacacacacacacacacacacacacacacacacacacacacacacacacacacagtgtgcTTACTGATTTACTCAACAGCAATGCCAGCAATTCCAAATGACACTTTCCTTTTTCGTGCAGCAGTGCGCCGGCAAAAAGGTATTTGCCCAAACTGGCACTAAGCTGTCCATCTGACCAGGGTTAGAGCTCCCCTTACTGCCATCTTTACTACAACCCATACTAGCTTCAATGGCCATGGTTCTAATCAAAAGAAGTATCTGTTCAACATTTATAAGAATGTCAATAAACATCAAAACTTTCAGTGTGCACAAAACCCTTCAGTGCACCTTCAAAGTAGCAGTCATGAACGCACCTTCTACTTTGACCCCGTTCTCCGGCGCAGTTTCCAAAGCCGATGAACTTCCTCCTGCCTGCTTCTTTTCCATGGCATCCTCGCACAAGCTCGCATCCCTCTTCAAGAGCGACAGTTCTGCAAACGGAAACCAGGCGGGCCTTCAACGATTGCAGTCCTGTTATTCGAGCAGTAGAAAAACTCACCGTGCGCTAAATACCACCGAAGGAAAGGGTGCTTGCTCATGCAGCCGTTGCACACAACCTCAGAGTAGCCGTGGTTCACCGACGTGTCGCCTCCGATGGAGTCGTCCGGGTTCGCTGGCACGTCACCTCCAATGTGCTGGTGGGAAACAAAGAAGGCGGCTCAAATGTTGTGCAAGAGCGCGTAACCTTAACCATGCATCGCATTTTCAAGTGCCACTGTTTTTTGCAAGTTTCCTCACCCCATAGAGTTTTGCAACAATATTTCTAAAGGCAAATTCGGCCCTAGTGTCCACACGCACTACCAGTACCGCACTCCAACATGGGAATGATGCATACTATACATGGATTTGTCTTAATCACTTCCCTTTTGGCTTCGAAAGCAACCTTCTGGGTTACAGTTTTAACCCAATGATATTGCTGCTTCAAATGTGCTCTCTGGCCACGATTAGCCTCATCTAAACTCTTAATTTCTAGTTTCCTGTTGTTTTCACATCACGAAGCAGGTACCTCAGAATAAATGTCACTGGCCAAAAGCCATCCGGATCTAGTGGCGCGCATTCTCAGAAGTGCGGAGACTCCCTTATGCAGTCAGTAATGGCACACCTGCCAACCTGTGAGCTTCAAAATTCGTAAAAAAATCCTGCACGCATGAAGGAGAGGTGGGGGAGAGGCACACAGGGCAAGTGCCTCCCCCTTCTCACCCCTCCCCCAAAATATCTGTGCTCGTATGCGGCCAGCCCAGCCTCGCCTACAGTACCACCTATTTTCTTTCCCAAAGATACACACACTGAAaggctgctgatgctgacacagtCAACCATTTTAATGATTGCACCAGTCTCCGGGAAagtggaaaggatggaagaaatTATTCAGATGGTCTATGAAAACAGTGGACACGTACCCGTCCGTGATACCAGTCCTCGCACACGACGCACTGTAGCATTTCATCTTCCACCTgaggcaaaaaaaaggaagaagcagAAGCCGAAAGCACACATTACTTATGAGCGCCCAACagtttaagaaagaaaaaaaaagactattaaataaataaataaaagggtaGAGAGAGACAGAACATTTTTTCGACTATTTCTGATAACTTCCACAAACAGTGAGCAAAACATCGCTCTACTGGGCTATCG contains:
- the LOC135899439 gene encoding putative E3 ubiquitin-protein ligase UBR7 encodes the protein MAGASVAGVMADDGKISESAPSTSIDLQDENSVTLQDVLDEAQELEDDADAVLGGSDDKNCTYDQGYIKRQALYACGTCTGPDSQPAGVCLACSYACHEGHNLYELYTKRNFRCDCGNASFPANNPCRLCPRKAVRNDENKYNHNFHGVYCTCKRPYPDPDDDVEDEMLQCVVCEDWYHGRHIGGDVPANPDDSIGGDTSVNHGYSEVVCNGCMSKHPFLRWYLAHELSLLKRDASLCEDAMEKKQAGGSSSALETAPENGVKVEGSAENGMSTSHENGTDAIKEERPNQPTEGSSGSRDEVKVEKPAGGSGLLSSVSQCILERLRSSGVDVKEEPRNECAYWPSGWRSRLCHCIQCLAMYNEQHCLFLLDEEDTVHSYEEKGKAARAQAPAGDPLMSALGTLGRVQQIEAIHGYNNLKTELVDFLKKFADNRKVVREEDVREFFSGMEARKRRKTSAVPYFCR